The Musa acuminata AAA Group cultivar baxijiao chromosome BXJ1-3, Cavendish_Baxijiao_AAA, whole genome shotgun sequence genome window below encodes:
- the LOC135632127 gene encoding inositol-tetrakisphosphate 1-kinase 3-like isoform X3 has translation MRLIGEISYVRNEEDKENEGVPPMSLSPPPQQTLVVGYALTSKKVKSFFQPKLEALARKKGIVFVAIDQSQLLLDQGPFDIILHKLTGKEWQQVLEDYMENHPEVTVLDPPAAIQRLYNRQSMLQDVADLNLSNCYGRVGTPRQLVITKDSSSIPDAVSRAGLALPLVAKPLVVDGSAKSHELSLAYDEFSLSKLDPPFVLQEFINHGGVLFKVYIVGEAIKVVRRFSLPDVSKRELLSSTGVFQFPRVSCAAASADDADLDPSIAELPPRPLLEKLARELRRRLVIAKCQDMITYLSTSLQAWLVATTKSD, from the exons ATGAGGTTGATCGGGGAGATCTCCTACGTTCGGAATGAGGAGGATAAGGAGAACGAGGGGGTGCCGCCGATGTCGCTTTCGCCTCCGCCGCAGCAGACGCTCGTCGTGGGGTACGCTCTGACGTCGAAGAAGGTCAAGAGTTTCTTCCAGCCGAAACTGGAAGCATTGGCCAG GAAGAAAGGAATTGTGTTTGTCGCCATTGACCAGAGCCAGCTTCTTCTAGATCAAGGTCCTTTTGACATTATTCTGCACAAG tTGACTGGAAAAGAGTGGCAACAAGTTCTGGAG GATTATATGGAAAATCATCCGGAAGTTACTGTCCTTGACCCACCAGCTGCCATACAACGTTTGTACAATCGCCAATCGATGCTTCAGGATGTAGCTGATTTGAATTTATCAAACTGCTATG GCAGAGTTGGCACTCCCAGGCAACTAGTTATCACCAAAGATTCATCATCGATCCCGGATGCAGTTAGCAGAGCTGGACTTGCTCTACCATTGG TCGCCAAACCATTGGTGGTTGATGGAAGTGCAAAGTCACACGAATTATCACTTGCCTATGACGAATTCTCCTTGTCAAAGCTTGAtcctccctttgttcttcaagAATTCATTAATCATG GTGGTGTTCTCTTCAAGGTCTATATTGTTGGAGAGGCAATAAAGGTTGTTCGTCGATTTTCCCTCCCTGATGTCAGTAAGCGCGAACTATTAAGCAGTACCGGTGTCTTTCAGTTTCCCAGGGTTTCTTGTGCAGCAGCATCCGCAGATGATGCCGACTTGGACCCTAGCATTGCTG AGCTTCCTCCAAGGCCATTGCTTGAGAAGCTTGCTAGGGAGCTCCGTCGTCGTCTG
- the LOC135632127 gene encoding inositol-tetrakisphosphate 1-kinase 1-like isoform X1, with translation MRLIGEISYVRNEEDKENEGVPPMSLSPPPQQTLVVGYALTSKKVKSFFQPKLEALARKKGIVFVAIDQSQLLLDQGPFDIILHKLTGKEWQQVLEDYMENHPEVTVLDPPAAIQRLYNRQSMLQDVADLNLSNCYGRVGTPRQLVITKDSSSIPDAVSRAGLALPLVAKPLVVDGSAKSHELSLAYDEFSLSKLDPPFVLQEFINHGGVLFKVYIVGEAIKVVRRFSLPDVSKRELLSSTGVFQFPRVSCAAASADDADLDPSIAELPPRPLLEKLARELRRRLGLRLFNIDIIREHGTRDGFYVIDINYFPGYSKMPGYDHIFIDFLASMARSNYKKRLSSSN, from the exons ATGAGGTTGATCGGGGAGATCTCCTACGTTCGGAATGAGGAGGATAAGGAGAACGAGGGGGTGCCGCCGATGTCGCTTTCGCCTCCGCCGCAGCAGACGCTCGTCGTGGGGTACGCTCTGACGTCGAAGAAGGTCAAGAGTTTCTTCCAGCCGAAACTGGAAGCATTGGCCAG GAAGAAAGGAATTGTGTTTGTCGCCATTGACCAGAGCCAGCTTCTTCTAGATCAAGGTCCTTTTGACATTATTCTGCACAAG tTGACTGGAAAAGAGTGGCAACAAGTTCTGGAG GATTATATGGAAAATCATCCGGAAGTTACTGTCCTTGACCCACCAGCTGCCATACAACGTTTGTACAATCGCCAATCGATGCTTCAGGATGTAGCTGATTTGAATTTATCAAACTGCTATG GCAGAGTTGGCACTCCCAGGCAACTAGTTATCACCAAAGATTCATCATCGATCCCGGATGCAGTTAGCAGAGCTGGACTTGCTCTACCATTGG TCGCCAAACCATTGGTGGTTGATGGAAGTGCAAAGTCACACGAATTATCACTTGCCTATGACGAATTCTCCTTGTCAAAGCTTGAtcctccctttgttcttcaagAATTCATTAATCATG GTGGTGTTCTCTTCAAGGTCTATATTGTTGGAGAGGCAATAAAGGTTGTTCGTCGATTTTCCCTCCCTGATGTCAGTAAGCGCGAACTATTAAGCAGTACCGGTGTCTTTCAGTTTCCCAGGGTTTCTTGTGCAGCAGCATCCGCAGATGATGCCGACTTGGACCCTAGCATTGCTG AGCTTCCTCCAAGGCCATTGCTTGAGAAGCTTGCTAGGGAGCTCCGTCGTCGTCTG GGTCTTCGATTATTCAACATAGACATAATAAGAGAGCATGGGACAAGGGACGGGTTTTATGTCATCGATATCAACTATTTTCCAG
- the LOC135632127 gene encoding inositol-tetrakisphosphate 1-kinase 3-like isoform X2 — MRLIGEISYVRNEEDKENEGVPPMSLSPPPQQTLVVGYALTSKKVKSFFQPKLEALARKKGIVFVAIDQSQLLLDQGPFDIILHKDYMENHPEVTVLDPPAAIQRLYNRQSMLQDVADLNLSNCYGRVGTPRQLVITKDSSSIPDAVSRAGLALPLVAKPLVVDGSAKSHELSLAYDEFSLSKLDPPFVLQEFINHGGVLFKVYIVGEAIKVVRRFSLPDVSKRELLSSTGVFQFPRVSCAAASADDADLDPSIAELPPRPLLEKLARELRRRLGLRLFNIDIIREHGTRDGFYVIDINYFPGYSKMPGYDHIFIDFLASMARSNYKKRLSSSN, encoded by the exons ATGAGGTTGATCGGGGAGATCTCCTACGTTCGGAATGAGGAGGATAAGGAGAACGAGGGGGTGCCGCCGATGTCGCTTTCGCCTCCGCCGCAGCAGACGCTCGTCGTGGGGTACGCTCTGACGTCGAAGAAGGTCAAGAGTTTCTTCCAGCCGAAACTGGAAGCATTGGCCAG GAAGAAAGGAATTGTGTTTGTCGCCATTGACCAGAGCCAGCTTCTTCTAGATCAAGGTCCTTTTGACATTATTCTGCACAAG GATTATATGGAAAATCATCCGGAAGTTACTGTCCTTGACCCACCAGCTGCCATACAACGTTTGTACAATCGCCAATCGATGCTTCAGGATGTAGCTGATTTGAATTTATCAAACTGCTATG GCAGAGTTGGCACTCCCAGGCAACTAGTTATCACCAAAGATTCATCATCGATCCCGGATGCAGTTAGCAGAGCTGGACTTGCTCTACCATTGG TCGCCAAACCATTGGTGGTTGATGGAAGTGCAAAGTCACACGAATTATCACTTGCCTATGACGAATTCTCCTTGTCAAAGCTTGAtcctccctttgttcttcaagAATTCATTAATCATG GTGGTGTTCTCTTCAAGGTCTATATTGTTGGAGAGGCAATAAAGGTTGTTCGTCGATTTTCCCTCCCTGATGTCAGTAAGCGCGAACTATTAAGCAGTACCGGTGTCTTTCAGTTTCCCAGGGTTTCTTGTGCAGCAGCATCCGCAGATGATGCCGACTTGGACCCTAGCATTGCTG AGCTTCCTCCAAGGCCATTGCTTGAGAAGCTTGCTAGGGAGCTCCGTCGTCGTCTG GGTCTTCGATTATTCAACATAGACATAATAAGAGAGCATGGGACAAGGGACGGGTTTTATGTCATCGATATCAACTATTTTCCAG